Proteins co-encoded in one Papaver somniferum cultivar HN1 chromosome 5, ASM357369v1, whole genome shotgun sequence genomic window:
- the LOC113279080 gene encoding uncharacterized protein LOC113279080, with the protein MAETNACYLGLKEVILMRPSHLHLEMDSETLVHWLTSPCLTESTYPWQLYHLLADIHKILNQIPNVNITHIYREGNQVADALANRGADKAADPTQANTTEIWMDTPLLFLTPLLVSDRAQTPTGRVTRIFMLIKSSFL; encoded by the coding sequence ATGGCTGAAACAAATGCATGTTATCTGGGGCTAAAGGAAGTAATACTCATGCGGCCGAGTCATTTACACTTGGAAATGGATTCAGAAACTCTTGTGCATTGGTTGACATCCCCGTGTTTAACTGAATCGACATACCCATGGCAGTTGTACCATCTACTTGCAGACATTCACAAAATTCTGAACCAAATTCCGAATGTCAACATCACACATATATATCGAGAAGGCAACCAAGTCGCTGATGCATTAGCCAACAGAGGAGCAGACAAAGCTGCAGATCCAACTCAGGCCAATACAACAGAGATATGGATGGATACACCTCTATTGTTCCTAACTCCGTTACTTGTATCAGATAGAGCCCAAACTCCCACTGGGCGTGTAACTCGTATTTTCATGTTAATAAAATCTAGtttcctataa
- the LOC113279081 gene encoding calsequestrin-1-like has protein sequence MAKARVHAKVPPYDPKVAHDEFLKRKETEEILAEYREKRRRIQRKTQEAEERLRSRPYGVASDSDAEEEEEELVWRFPERKSKPYPPHRDIERQVKADLQAERDEEDLLDAIDGDIKEEFPDDSDSDSEKESKEDSSEDDDDDDNEPDDSVD, from the coding sequence ATGGCTAAAGCACGTGTTCATGCTAAGGTGCCTCCTTATGATCCAAAAGTTGCTCATGATGAGTTCTTGAAGAGAAAGGAAACGGAAGAGATACTTGCTGAATATCGAGAGAAGAGGCGTAGAATTCAGCGGAAAACGCAAGAGGCCGAGGAGAGACTTCGATCCCGTCCTTATGGTGTAGCCTCAGATTCAgatgctgaagaggaagaagaggaacttGTATGGAGGTTTCCAGAACGCAAAAGTAAGCCATATCCACCGCACAGGGATATTGAGCGACAGGTTAAGGCTGATCTTCAAGCTGAACGTGATGAAGAAGACCTCTTGGATGCGATAGATGGAGATATCAAAGAAGAATTCCCTGATGATTCAGACAGTGATTCTGAGAAAGAGTCCAAAGAGGATTCCtcagaggatgatgatgatgatgacaacGAACCAGATGACTCTGTCGATTAG